The genomic DNA ACCAATTGACGTCCCTATAGCACTAAATAGCTTGAAGTTATAACCTTTTATGTGTGCAGGCGCGACACATCCCTCCAACCCGGAAGCATTGGCTGTAACGCTTATTGAATCCGCACCTTCGACTTTCATGGTCGGATAATTATTGTCTGGGGCGGTGCGATCGTACAGGACTGCCACTCCGGAAGTCAATTCATTTGTCGTTGTCTCAATTATATTCCCCGACTCATCGACATAACTATAGGCAACTTCGAAATCCAAATATCCCCCATCAGACATGTTATTAGTTTCAATTCTCCACTTTGTAGTGTTCCTTAGATTTGTGGCTTTGAACGCGCCTATTGTAACCGCACTAACATTTACGGAACCAGTCGTTTGCACATCAATATAAATATAATCTTCCCATTTAGCATAAATCGGATTTGCATTGCTTGAATACATCTCGCAACCTATATACGGTTCTGCTGCGTAAGCAGAATAATTTCCAATCGAAACGCCCGCAAATATGAGACAAATGCACAAAATCAACGAAAGCATTCTTTTCAAATTCCCCACCCCCTTTTTTTTGCATCTGTGTTTATTTATATGAAAATAAGCATAACCACTTTAAGTATTCTACACAAGTATGCCTTTTCCTTCCATATTGAAAATATTATGGCTCTTAAGGGTCAAAAAAACAACTTCCCTCGCGGAAAGTTGTCTATTGCCAACTGGCAAATTCTGTATGAAGTCAAAAATGTCTGTCCCTTTTTAGTTCTTTTTTGAGCCGATTAGTAGCGGCGATTTCTGCGCCGTGGATTGCTCATCATGCTTTTTTCAAGAACTTTCAGGTGGTTGAGTGACATCCCTGTGCCTTTTGCTACGCAGGATATGGGATCATCTGCCACATAAACGGGAATCCCTGTGCGTTTTTCTATAAGTTTATTGAGACCATAAAGGAGGGCTCCTCCTCCGGTCATGACTATTCCCTTTGTACTTATGTCCGCTGCAAGCTCGGGTGGTGTTTTTTCGAGCACCGAGTGCACTGCCTCCGCAATAAGGTTTATCGGGTCTGCGAGGGCCTCAAGCATTTCGTCCGCGGTTACGCTGATTGTTTTGGGAAGACCGGTTATGAGGTCTCGTCCGCGACAATCCATTTTTATCGATTCTTTTCTTGGATAGGCTGTGCCTATGTTTACTTTCAGATCTTCTGCTGTGCGCTCCCCAAGTAGTATATTGTGGGTCTTGCGCATGTATTTGATTATTGCGTCATCAAATTTGTCGCCGGCGACTTTTATTGAATTGGATACTACTATGCCTCCAAGCGATATTACAGCTATGTCTGTCGTGCCGCCGCCAATGTCTATGATCATGTTTCCGTCGGCGGTTGTTATGTCTAGTCCCGCTCCTATTGCTCCAGCGATTGGTTCTTCTATTAGGTATGTCTTTCCTCCGCCGGCCTCTGTGGTTGCGTCAATAACGGCACGTTTCTCAACGCCGGTTACTCCGCTGGGTACACAAACGATGATTTTGGGCCTGAAAATACGGCTTTTACCACAGGTTTTCTTGATGAAATACCTGAGCATTCTCTCTGTTATTTCGTAGTCGGATATTACTCCGTCCTTTAGCGGCCTAATGGCCTGTATGTTTCCGGGGGTTCTTCCGAGCATTTTTCGAGCCTCTACTCCGACAGCGAGAATCTCATTGGTCTGAGTATCTATGGAAACTACTGAAGGTTCCTGGAGTACTATTCCCTTATCCTTTATATAAACAAGTACGCTGGCAGTCCCCAAATCTATTCCTATTTCCATTCCAAAACCAAACATACCCTACCTCCTGTTGATTTGTCTATTATAACTCTCGATATAATGTATTTTGCCTATCGCCTTAAAAACACCTGTAGCACTTTTTCTACTCGACTGTCTTTATTTTTGCCCCAAGGGCCCTTAGCTTTCCGTCGATGTTGACGTATCCCCTTAGTATGTGGTAGATTTCGTCGATTTCGGTTGTGCCTTCCGCTATCAGCCCGGCAAGTATTAGTGCCGCACCCGCACGCAAGTCGGTTGCTTTTACCTGGGCGCCCTGAAGGCCTTTTACTCCTTGGACTACTGCGCTATGTCCCTCTATCTTGATGTTTGCGCCCATTCTATTGAGCTCGCTGACATGCATGAACCTGTTCTCAAATACGCTCTCAATTATTACGCTGGTTCCCTCTGCAACTGTCAGCAGGGCCATGCACTGTGCCTGCATGTCTGTAGGGAAGCCGGGATATGGAAGTGTCTTTATGTCCATGGACCGGAGGTCCTCGGATGCGTTAACCCTTATGGAATCTTCATACTCGGTTATTTGAACGCCGGTCTCCTTCAGCTTTGCAATTATCGGCTTAAGATGCTCCGGCAGAACGTTTGCAACTAAAATGTCGCCTCTTGTGATTGCGGCGGCAACCATGAATGTTCCGGCCTCTATTCGGTCGGGGATAATTGCATGCCTTGTTCCGTATAGTTTTTCCACTCCGTCGATACGGATTGTGTCTGTGCCGGCGCCTCGAATTTTGCCGCCCATCTTGTTAAGGAAGTTTGCCAGATCGATTATTTCCGGCTCCTCTGCGGCATTCTCAATGATTGTCTGCCCCTCTGCCATTGCTGCGGCCATCATTATGTTCTCTGTGGCCCCTACGCTTGGGAAGTCAAGATATATTCTGTCCCCCACAAGACGCTCGGCTCTGGCCTCTACATATCCGTGGCCCAAATCTATCTCCGCGCCAAGTGCTTTGAAGCCCTTAAGATGCAAATCAATCGGCCTTGCTCCTATTGCGCAGCCTCCCGGCATTGAAACCCTTGCCACGCCTTTCATTGCAAGAAGCGGACCCATAACAAGGAATGACGCCCTCATTTTCTTTATCAGTTCGTATGGAGCTTCCTGCTGCTTTATTTCAACCGGTATGACCTCAATGGACTCCGGACCTATTTCATTTATTACGAAATCAAAGGATTTCAATACGTCCTTCATGACGTTGACGTCCATAAGACCAGGAACATCGTCTATGATGCATGGCTCTGTAGCCAAAAGAGTGGCAGCCATTACGGGTAATACCGCATTCTTGGCTCCGCTAATTCTAACTGTGCCTTTGAGTGGTTCGCTTTTCTCAACAATAAATTTAGGCAATTCTCATCCTCCTCAAGACCAGTTACTCAATGTACCGGTTCATTATATTACTATGATATCACAGCTAACAATTATTATACAACATTTGCATAGTATTTGCACACTCTTTACTTTATTGTAACCCAATATTTTTTCAACGAAATGGGGACGGGGGCTATATCGTCGATTTTCGACGATATAGCCCCCGTCCCCATTTCGTTGATTCTATTTCTTTTTGCCACTCTCTTCAACAAGTTTAATTCTGTTGAAGGCCTTTTTGATGGCCAGTTCTGCTCGTGCGATATCGATTTTCTCGTTGCGTTTGTCAAGACGTTGCTGCGCACGCTCCAAGGCGTTTTCTGCACGGTTCACATCAATCTCGTCTGCCCACTCTGCGCAGTCGGTTATGATTGTGGTTTTGTCCGTACCGATTGTAACGAATCCCCCGGCTGTTGAGGCCGATTGGATTTTACCGTTCGCCTTGATTCTCAGAATCCCGATGTCGAGAGGAACGACTGAAGGCATGTGCTCGTTAAGGATTCCCATTTCTCCGGTTATAGTTTTGACGATTACCATTTCAGCGTCGTCGTCATAAAACATCCGGTAGGGAGTCACTATTTCCAAATGGAAATTGTTTGCCATGTGTTCACCTCCGCGTTAACGAAGCGTCAAATCAGGCTTAGCTTGCAGCTTTGGCCTTTTCGACGGCTTCTTCTATTGTGCCGACATAAAGGAATGCCGATTCCGGGATATCGTCATGCTTGCCTTCGAGTATTTCTTTGAAGCCTCGGATGGTGTCTTTGATTGTTACGTATTTTCCGGGCTGGTTTGTGAAGGCTTCGGCAACCGAGAACGGCTGCGAAAGGAATCTTTGGATTTTACGAGCTCTTGCAACGGTGATTTTGTCCTCGTCTGAAAGCTCATCCATTCCCAGTATGGCGATGATGTCCTGGAGTTCTTTGTATCTTTGAAGTATTTCCTGAACTCTTCTGGCAACGGCGTAGTGCTCTTCCCCTACTATGTTGGGGTCGAGTATTCTTGACGATGAATCCAGCGGATCTACTGCCGGGTATATTCCCAGGTTGGATATGTCACGGGATAGAACTGTTGTGGCGTCCAGATGTGAGAATGTAGTGGCCGGAGCCGGGTCTGTCAGGTCGTCGGCAGGCACGTAAACGGCTTGAACCGATGTGATTGATCCGGCTTTTGTGGATGTTATCCTCTCTTGGAGGGTACCCATGTCCGTAGCTAGCGTCGGCTGGTATCCAACGGCACTAGGCATACGTCCCAGAAGGGCTGAAACCTCCGAGCCCGCTTGTGTGAATCTGAATATGTTATCGATGAAAAGCAGAACGTCTTTTCCCTCTACGTCACGGAAATACTCGGCCATGGTAAGGCCTGTCAGTCCAACTCTCATTCTGGCGCCGGGAGGCTCGTTCATCTGTCCGAATACCATTGCCATTTTGTCGATGACTCCTGAATCGGTCATTTCATGGTAGAGGTCATTCCCCTCACGGGTACGCTCTCCAACTCCTGCGAATACTGAAAGTCCTCCGTGCTCTTTTGCGATGTTGTTAATAAGTTCCTGGATGAGAACTGTTTTTCCAACGCCGGCTCCTCCGAAGAGGCCGATTTTTCCGCCTTTTGCGTATGGGCAAACCAGGTCTACAACCTTTATGCCTGTCTCGAATATCTCAGTGGATGTTTCTTGTTCATCGAAGGCCGGGGCCTTTCTGTGAATTGGAAGCATCGTTTCTCTGGATACGTCTTCTTTATTGTCGACCACTTCTCCAAGAACGTTGAAGAGTCTTCCGAGTGTTGCCCTGCCGACAGGCACTGTTATTGGAGCGCCTGTGTCGACTGCTCTAGCCCCTCTAACCAATCCGTCTGTAGAGGCCATGGCTACACATCTGACTGTATTGTCGCCTATGTGTTGGAAGGCTTCGGAAAATATTCTCCTGTCGCCCTGCTCAACAACGACGGCATTTAGTATTTTAGGCAGTTGTCCGGATTCGAACCGAACGTCTAGTACGGCTCCGATTATCTGTACAACTTTTCCTACATTTTTCTCCATTGAACGTTTCAACTCCTTTCGGATTTATTTTAGCTAAGCGCCTCAGTAGCACCGACTATTTCGGTGATTTCCTGGGTTATTGCCGCCTGACGGGCCCTGTTGAAGGAAAGCGTCAAACTTTCGAGCATATCTTCCGCGTTGTCGGTAGCGTTTTCCATTGCCACCCTCCTGGATCCCTGTTCGGATGCCGATGACTCGACAAGCGCACCGTATATGGTGGACTGCACGAATTTCGGTATGACGTAATCCAGAACCACTTGGTGGGACGGTTCGTAGTCGACATAGATGAATTCTTCATCCGCATCGTCTTTTTCATCGCCCTTGGGCACAGGCAATAGTTGTACTATTTTAGGCGTC from Peptostreptococcaceae bacterium includes the following:
- the murA gene encoding UDP-N-acetylglucosamine 1-carboxyvinyltransferase codes for the protein MPKFIVEKSEPLKGTVRISGAKNAVLPVMAATLLATEPCIIDDVPGLMDVNVMKDVLKSFDFVINEIGPESIEVIPVEIKQQEAPYELIKKMRASFLVMGPLLAMKGVARVSMPGGCAIGARPIDLHLKGFKALGAEIDLGHGYVEARAERLVGDRIYLDFPSVGATENIMMAAAMAEGQTIIENAAEEPEIIDLANFLNKMGGKIRGAGTDTIRIDGVEKLYGTRHAIIPDRIEAGTFMVAAAITRGDILVANVLPEHLKPIIAKLKETGVQITEYEDSIRVNASEDLRSMDIKTLPYPGFPTDMQAQCMALLTVAEGTSVIIESVFENRFMHVSELNRMGANIKIEGHSAVVQGVKGLQGAQVKATDLRAGAALILAGLIAEGTTEIDEIYHILRGYVNIDGKLRALGAKIKTVE
- a CDS encoding rod shape-determining protein, with the translated sequence MFGFGMEIGIDLGTASVLVYIKDKGIVLQEPSVVSIDTQTNEILAVGVEARKMLGRTPGNIQAIRPLKDGVISDYEITERMLRYFIKKTCGKSRIFRPKIIVCVPSGVTGVEKRAVIDATTEAGGGKTYLIEEPIAGAIGAGLDITTADGNMIIDIGGGTTDIAVISLGGIVVSNSIKVAGDKFDDAIIKYMRKTHNILLGERTAEDLKVNIGTAYPRKESIKMDCRGRDLITGLPKTISVTADEMLEALADPINLIAEAVHSVLEKTPPELAADISTKGIVMTGGGALLYGLNKLIEKRTGIPVYVADDPISCVAKGTGMSLNHLKVLEKSMMSNPRRRNRRY
- the atpD gene encoding F0F1 ATP synthase subunit beta is translated as MEKNVGKVVQIIGAVLDVRFESGQLPKILNAVVVEQGDRRIFSEAFQHIGDNTVRCVAMASTDGLVRGARAVDTGAPITVPVGRATLGRLFNVLGEVVDNKEDVSRETMLPIHRKAPAFDEQETSTEIFETGIKVVDLVCPYAKGGKIGLFGGAGVGKTVLIQELINNIAKEHGGLSVFAGVGERTREGNDLYHEMTDSGVIDKMAMVFGQMNEPPGARMRVGLTGLTMAEYFRDVEGKDVLLFIDNIFRFTQAGSEVSALLGRMPSAVGYQPTLATDMGTLQERITSTKAGSITSVQAVYVPADDLTDPAPATTFSHLDATTVLSRDISNLGIYPAVDPLDSSSRILDPNIVGEEHYAVARRVQEILQRYKELQDIIAILGMDELSDEDKITVARARKIQRFLSQPFSVAEAFTNQPGKYVTIKDTIRGFKEILEGKHDDIPESAFLYVGTIEEAVEKAKAAS
- a CDS encoding F0F1 ATP synthase subunit epsilon, with the protein product MANNFHLEIVTPYRMFYDDDAEMVIVKTITGEMGILNEHMPSVVPLDIGILRIKANGKIQSASTAGGFVTIGTDKTTIITDCAEWADEIDVNRAENALERAQQRLDKRNEKIDIARAELAIKKAFNRIKLVEESGKKK